The following proteins are co-located in the Silene latifolia isolate original U9 population chromosome 1, ASM4854445v1, whole genome shotgun sequence genome:
- the LOC141657839 gene encoding uncharacterized protein LOC141657839 produces MVYKSWHHISSPWSSGGFNIKDLEAWNYSLLIKWLYSISASDQGLWSRWVQSYILKHEDIWHITSKAHFPSSFKSIVASRDRLVKLSGSISAAQHLLHSWMPGSKLNLQQVYGFFRNAPIAGSWTKGLLHSQIIPGHRIVFSMAVQNQLATIDNLKIRGMQFVNRCSLCEHDEESHDHLFFRYSYSASVWHQVLAWMGHLRLGLCLYDELIFPLKGAKDWQIAWFDVSLTTSVHQIWTERNARIFQGHSHTVLGLVKRIKFFVIVRLIMWKHHPQYSLIEERLCN; encoded by the coding sequence ATGGTCTATAAAAGCTGGCACCATATTTCTTCTCCTTGGTCTTCTGGTGGCTTTAACATCAAAGACCTGGAAGCATGGAATTATTCTCTCTTGATCAAATGGCTTTATTCTATTTCTGCTTCTGATCAGGGTTTATGGAGTAGATGGGTTCAGTCTTATATTCTTAAGCATGAGGATATTTGGCATATTACTTCCAAAGCTCATTTTCCATCCAGTTTCAAGAGTATTGTAGCTTCTAGAGACAGACTGGTGAAGCTTTCTGGTTCTATCTCTGCAGCTCAGCATCTCCTTCACAGTTGGATGCCTGGTTCAAAGTTAAATTTACAGCAGGTTTATGGTTTTTTCAGGAATGCTCCCATTGCTGGTTCTTGGACCAAAGGTCTCTTGCACTCTCAAATTATTCCTGGACACAGAATTGTTTTTTCTATGGCTGTTCAGAATCAACTAGCTACTATTGATAACCTCAAGATTAGGGGTATGCAATTTGTCAACAGATGCTCCCTTTGTGAACATGATGAGGAGTCTCATGATCATCTGTTCTTCAGATACTCTTATTCTGCTTCAGTTTGGCATCAGGTTCTAGCTTGGATGGGTCACCTGAGGTTGGGTCTCTGCCTTTATGATGAGCTGATCTTTCCTCTCAAAGGAGCAAAGGACTGGCAGATAGCTTGGTTTGATGTGTCTCTTACTACCTCTGTTCATCAGATTTGGACTGAACGAAATGCCAGAATCTTTCAGGGCCACTCTCATACTGTACTTGGGCTTGTAAAGAGAATCaagttttttgttattgttagaCTGATTATGTGGAAACATCATCCCCAATATAGCCTCATAGAGGAGAGATTGTGTAATTAA